From a single Erpetoichthys calabaricus chromosome 1, fErpCal1.3, whole genome shotgun sequence genomic region:
- the LOC114646196 gene encoding enkurin-like — MDKSISLYKTMGPAKVEVPSPQNFLRKHSKEKRLPQKKPFKYADHEKRKPPIPPRPENPLKRSPNKKNFIASNAMEVMKASPKKPPVCFVDSRKGDRHLLETSGIPKFINKKGYGEIPEYIVKIKEKKKEYETYLKDQFYKARPKQLHDEDRQRLLYGLKKNWEELNRQYLCLPVLIDTNRVKQHKQRLEHAMDQLEKDIKKVEEEPVIYIDFH, encoded by the coding sequence ATGGATAAAAGTATCAGTCTGTATAAAACTATGGGCCCCGCAAAAGTAGAAGTTCCTTCTCCTCAAAATTTTCTGCGGAAGCATTCAAAAGAGAAGAGGTTACCTCAGAAGAAGCCCTTCAAATATGCAGATCATGAGAAGAGGAAACCTCCTATACCACCCAGACCCGAAAACCCACTAAAGAGAAGCccaaacaaaaagaattttattgcCAGCAATGCTATGGAAGTCATGAAGGCAAGTCCAAAGAAGCCCCCAGTATGCTTTGTAGATTCCAGGAAAGGTGACAGGCATCTTTTGGAAACCTCAGGAATTCCAAAGTTTATTAATAAGAAGGGTTATGGGGAAATCCCTGAATATATTGTGAAGatcaaggagaagaagaaagaatatgAAACTTACTTAAAAGACCAATTTTACAAAGCAAGGCCAAAGCAGCTCCATGATGAAGACCGCCAGAGGCTACTTTATGGTCTCAAGAAGAACTGGGAAGAGCTAAATCGTCAGTATTTGTGTCTCCCAGTGCTTATTGACACAAACCGTGTTAAGCAGCACAAGCAGAGACTGGAGCATGCAATGGACCAACTCGAGAAAGATATCAAAAAGGTTGAGGAGGAGCCTGTGATCTACATTGACTTTCACTAA